Proteins from a single region of Fibrobacter sp. UWH6:
- a CDS encoding DUF3791 domain-containing protein, whose product MEKQISWTVAAISEFAKAKKLTIKQAFNYLNLFKGIEFLQKHYGAEHLLSFDDTVEDLIAICSQNESIVKFDFIEKKTERLNISIRRGDGAVNMNPKQQYLAECIVSEMALWLIQDRSLSLSEALNVIYNSQTFEKLQNPQTSLYQESSAYDYELLSSEIRNGKFIQEEI is encoded by the coding sequence ATGGAAAAGCAAATTTCTTGGACCGTAGCTGCTATAAGCGAATTCGCAAAAGCGAAAAAACTTACAATCAAACAGGCTTTTAATTACCTAAACTTGTTCAAAGGAATAGAGTTTCTGCAAAAGCACTATGGTGCAGAACATCTGCTATCCTTTGATGATACTGTTGAAGATTTGATTGCAATCTGTTCGCAAAACGAATCAATTGTCAAATTCGACTTTATAGAGAAAAAAACGGAGCGTTTGAATATTTCGATCAGACGAGGTGATGGGGCTGTCAATATGAACCCGAAGCAACAATACCTCGCAGAATGTATTGTAAGTGAAATGGCTCTGTGGCTCATCCAGGATCGATCCCTATCATTATCAGAAGCACTAAACGTTATTTATAATTCGCAAACTTTTGAAAAACTGCAGAATCCGCAGACTAGCCTATATCAAGAAAGCTCTGCCTATGATTACGAATTGTTGTCTTCGGAAATCAGAAACGGTAAGTTTATTCAGGAAGAAATCTGA
- a CDS encoding Txe/YoeB family addiction module toxin — MPYEVNFTPKATEDLQNLQRSAPQALKKLAKLLDELREHPRTGTGQVEQLRHYSEETWSRRITKEHRLVYQIHDDVVQVLVISVYGHY, encoded by the coding sequence ATGCCATACGAAGTAAATTTTACTCCCAAAGCTACTGAAGATTTACAAAATCTTCAAAGGTCTGCTCCGCAAGCTTTAAAAAAACTCGCGAAGTTACTCGATGAGCTAAGAGAACATCCGCGAACAGGAACAGGCCAAGTAGAACAGCTGCGCCATTATAGTGAAGAGACTTGGTCTCGTCGCATAACAAAAGAACACAGGCTTGTCTACCAAATCCACGATGATGTAGTTCAAGTTCTGGTTATATCTGTCTACGGACATTACTAA
- a CDS encoding sulfatase-like hydrolase/transferase, translating to MKRILSISFLAILFSVPLLLVQELFASPESYGLASGEVFLFLLTILLPQGKIAYRLPFFGGILAYMLICGTPESYASSLFYGFILILTIIFSCIKVKFLLSIFFYLLLSIFAAENFSFSTLSMDLGNVWDSASFYWWGILLFIGTPLIVVALNVFFSYRFLLSKPKFLSCRLALTALIGILGLHFVANEMQQRQPILEFSVPKFFWRVCTPGVISHSSLLNKDTKDHFDIWNLEDNIFDFNRPTVFILMESWGVNQKISFTDLIVNGFDGSYENAEFVGISSRFSSFTQGAEWEDFDKDNPSNKTIPQIFKDRGFETWFIHGYDGDFYHRESSYGNMGFDSLMFKEHFLNISLQGCSYGFSGICDSSIVNWLDKILLSGKPKFVYWTTLDAHPPYEGQHVNDENNICKNNSLSNTECVYLTRQSNTIRFIKKLAKNHPEYRFILKGDHRPMGSMEESGFVASFYFKWVPLVILNR from the coding sequence ATGAAACGCATTCTTTCCATATCATTTCTTGCAATCTTATTCTCTGTTCCGCTTTTATTGGTTCAGGAACTATTCGCTTCACCAGAGTCTTACGGATTGGCGTCAGGAGAAGTATTTCTCTTTTTGCTAACGATTCTTTTGCCTCAAGGAAAAATTGCTTATAGGCTTCCTTTCTTTGGGGGAATTTTAGCATATATGTTAATTTGCGGTACTCCAGAATCCTATGCAAGCAGCCTATTTTATGGATTTATTTTAATTCTCACCATTATTTTCAGCTGCATAAAAGTAAAATTCCTGTTATCAATATTCTTTTATTTACTGTTGTCCATTTTCGCTGCAGAAAATTTTTCGTTTTCAACACTATCAATGGATTTAGGCAATGTATGGGATTCTGCGTCTTTCTATTGGTGGGGAATTCTACTATTTATTGGGACTCCGTTGATAGTTGTCGCCTTGAATGTGTTTTTTTCCTATAGATTTTTACTATCCAAACCTAAATTTTTATCATGTAGGCTTGCGTTAACGGCTTTAATCGGAATTTTGGGATTACATTTTGTTGCAAATGAAATGCAGCAACGTCAGCCAATTTTGGAATTTTCCGTGCCTAAATTTTTTTGGCGAGTTTGCACTCCAGGTGTGATTAGCCATAGTTCACTACTGAATAAGGATACAAAGGATCATTTTGACATCTGGAATTTAGAAGACAATATCTTTGATTTTAATCGGCCAACTGTTTTCATTCTTATGGAAAGTTGGGGCGTGAATCAAAAAATTTCTTTTACAGACCTTATTGTTAATGGTTTTGATGGTTCCTATGAAAATGCCGAATTTGTCGGCATATCTTCAAGGTTTAGCTCATTTACCCAAGGTGCGGAATGGGAAGATTTTGACAAAGATAATCCTTCAAATAAAACGATTCCTCAAATATTTAAAGACCGTGGTTTTGAAACCTGGTTCATTCATGGGTATGACGGGGACTTTTACCATCGAGAGTCTTCCTATGGAAATATGGGATTCGACTCGCTAATGTTTAAGGAACATTTTTTAAACATTTCTTTGCAGGGGTGTAGTTATGGTTTCTCTGGAATTTGTGATTCTAGCATTGTGAACTGGTTGGACAAAATTCTTTTGTCCGGAAAACCAAAATTTGTTTATTGGACAACTCTTGATGCGCATCCACCTTATGAAGGACAACACGTCAATGACGAGAATAATATTTGCAAAAATAACTCCTTAAGCAATACGGAATGCGTTTATTTAACCAGGCAGAGCAATACTATTAGATTCATAAAGAAATTAGCGAAAAATCACCCTGAATATCGATTTATTCTAAAAGGAGACCATCGCCCGATGGGGTCTATGGAAGAATCTGGTTTTGTCGCGTCATTCTATTTTAAATGGGTGCCTTTGGTTATTTTGAACAGGTAG
- a CDS encoding type IV pilin protein, with translation MKKQGFTLIELMVVIVIMGILAAVAVPKLFGMIAKSKASEVGPAAGEYVKLQDAYVAETGVYVGNWAKIGYTMGNTTVFTYDDIDLKTGTNGTTSIVGLSGKVGWQAKAIAALNDCPKDATWSIKVSGNSSSGGAVTYEAVYSAGSKCDPLTPSFKKLTR, from the coding sequence ATGAAGAAGCAAGGTTTTACCCTTATTGAATTGATGGTCGTGATCGTTATCATGGGCATCCTGGCCGCTGTTGCAGTTCCTAAGCTGTTCGGCATGATCGCAAAGTCCAAGGCCTCCGAAGTCGGCCCCGCAGCCGGTGAATACGTGAAGTTGCAGGACGCATACGTTGCTGAAACTGGCGTGTACGTTGGTAACTGGGCCAAGATTGGCTATACGATGGGTAATACCACCGTGTTTACCTACGATGACATTGATCTCAAAACCGGCACCAATGGAACAACTTCCATTGTGGGTCTTTCTGGAAAAGTTGGTTGGCAGGCAAAGGCCATCGCAGCCTTGAATGATTGCCCGAAGGATGCTACTTGGTCCATCAAGGTTTCTGGCAACTCTTCTTCCGGTGGTGCAGTTACTTATGAAGCCGTTTATAGCGCAGGATCCAAATGCGATCCTCTGACTCCGAGCTTCAAGAAGCTGACTCGCTAA
- a CDS encoding histidine triad nucleotide-binding protein, with protein MSENCLFCKIIKGEIPSKKIYEDDDVFAFYDIAPQAPVHFLVIPKKHISSIMDMQAEDCELVGKLLFQAQRIAKELGLEESGARFVFNCKADAGQTVFHIHLHVVGGQVMGWPPFPAK; from the coding sequence ATGAGTGAAAACTGCCTTTTTTGCAAGATTATCAAGGGTGAAATCCCTTCCAAGAAGATTTACGAAGATGACGATGTGTTCGCCTTCTACGATATCGCCCCCCAGGCACCGGTTCATTTCCTGGTGATTCCCAAGAAGCATATTTCCAGCATCATGGATATGCAGGCCGAAGACTGCGAACTGGTGGGTAAGCTTTTGTTCCAGGCTCAGCGTATCGCCAAGGAGCTTGGTCTCGAAGAATCCGGCGCACGTTTCGTGTTCAACTGCAAGGCTGACGCAGGCCAGACCGTTTTCCACATCCATCTGCATGTGGTTGGCGGTCAGGTGATGGGCTGGCCTCCGTTCCCGGCTAAGTAG
- the recO gene encoding DNA repair protein RecO, translating to MIVKSRAIVLHRFPYSDSSWIVKVLTQECGVVSFIVKGGKRKESPFKGAMDPLSLCEVVFNQNPQKAGGGDLQFIKEATLLDWHAGLRADLMNQAVAQVMTEILLRYAPQGVPLQDEFELLEQALRDLNSGEGSNGAATESREELQPRRVPSDEVFARWLLDTCDLWGYHLDLDVCSRCERPLEEPAADFHPETGGLICKACLGVDSARAKPETLLGLWKLRGGTSPNSPALSLKSAGFARVFVENALLAYLRNHIGFLKEIHSLTHLQEIRKLCSVQST from the coding sequence ATGATTGTCAAGTCCCGGGCCATTGTACTGCACCGGTTCCCTTATAGTGATTCCAGCTGGATCGTGAAGGTTTTAACCCAGGAATGCGGCGTGGTTTCGTTTATCGTAAAGGGAGGCAAACGCAAGGAGTCTCCTTTTAAGGGCGCTATGGATCCGCTGTCGCTGTGCGAGGTGGTTTTTAACCAGAATCCACAGAAGGCGGGTGGCGGGGACTTGCAGTTCATAAAGGAAGCGACGCTTCTTGACTGGCATGCGGGTTTAAGGGCGGACCTGATGAATCAGGCGGTGGCCCAGGTGATGACCGAGATTCTGCTGAGGTACGCTCCCCAGGGGGTGCCGCTGCAAGACGAGTTCGAACTGTTGGAACAGGCGCTTAGGGACTTGAATTCTGGCGAAGGCTCCAACGGCGCCGCGACGGAATCGCGGGAAGAACTGCAGCCGCGAAGGGTGCCTTCGGATGAGGTTTTCGCCCGGTGGCTGCTGGATACTTGCGACTTGTGGGGTTACCACCTGGATCTGGATGTCTGCAGCCGTTGCGAACGCCCTCTAGAAGAGCCGGCGGCGGACTTTCACCCGGAAACGGGCGGCTTGATTTGCAAGGCCTGCCTGGGCGTGGATTCTGCCAGGGCCAAGCCCGAAACTTTGCTGGGTTTATGGAAGCTTAGGGGCGGAACTTCCCCCAACTCCCCTGCCCTATCTTTAAAGTCTGCTGGGTTCGCCCGCGTATTCGTAGAAAATGCGCTCCTGGCCTACCTGCGGAATCATATCGGTTTCTTAAAAGAGATTCATTCACTAACGCATTTACAGGAGATTCGGAAATTATGCTCAGTCCAGTCGACATAA
- the panB gene encoding 3-methyl-2-oxobutanoate hydroxymethyltransferase — MAKKARGEKVSMITSYDYAFAQMAEAAGVDQILVGDSLANTMLGYKKTSEIGMAEMLIFVAAVCRGAPNTHVVADMPYLSDKDPQTAYDNARRFLDLGAASVKLEGTPEGVIEFLRAHDVPVCAHHGLLPQTAANFKQKGQTDEEAAAIMAAAKFTDELGCFEMVLEHIPEALGTAITQQVKGVTIGIGGGKFTDGQVLVMHDALGMHSRKNPPFAPKFVDMYTLGVEGFKKYIDSVNGK, encoded by the coding sequence ATGGCAAAGAAAGCCCGTGGTGAAAAGGTTTCAATGATTACGTCTTACGACTACGCTTTCGCGCAAATGGCGGAGGCTGCAGGCGTAGACCAGATTCTTGTTGGCGATAGTCTGGCCAACACCATGTTAGGTTATAAGAAAACCAGCGAGATCGGTATGGCCGAGATGCTGATTTTCGTGGCGGCGGTTTGCCGTGGCGCGCCAAACACCCATGTGGTAGCCGACATGCCGTACCTGAGCGACAAGGATCCGCAAACGGCTTATGACAACGCCCGTCGATTCCTGGATCTGGGAGCCGCTTCGGTAAAGCTGGAAGGTACGCCCGAGGGCGTGATTGAATTTTTGCGTGCCCACGATGTTCCGGTGTGTGCCCATCACGGTTTGCTGCCCCAGACTGCGGCGAACTTCAAGCAGAAGGGTCAGACCGATGAAGAGGCTGCAGCCATCATGGCGGCGGCGAAGTTCACCGACGAACTGGGCTGTTTCGAGATGGTGCTGGAGCATATTCCCGAAGCCTTGGGTACGGCTATCACTCAGCAGGTGAAGGGCGTTACCATCGGCATTGGCGGCGGCAAGTTTACCGACGGACAGGTGCTGGTAATGCACGACGCCCTGGGCATGCACAGTCGCAAGAATCCCCCCTTCGCCCCGAAGTTCGTAGACATGTACACGCTGGGTGTAGAAGGCTTCAAGAAATACATTGACAGTGTGAACGGCAAGTAA
- a CDS encoding OmpA family protein, which produces MKTSLLRSIFAGSLLVLGAAGMASAQSGMAGGQDGLHQIGANTLGQWNVSFGLGGNASLDCWSMAAGGEMHDKNGDRFVLNDEAVALSGNVNLAMGFTNWLDLGVVLPFNMDIVGDHEDRLSDSDMRSPGLGDLEAWFKVRAVGNDESLFKLAILGQLYAPTGSEDAGVRPRHAWYLSKHDTKPYTAGDFAFGGGLVFTFDFNSVGAPLRWNTQASYIRVVDHNESDVLSYSTGFNFSPISLLDIFLELSGEMHLDDDVAPIDPTVDPLLITPGVRFHAGKNMDIALGVDIAGRMFKNLDFTADKDLKGKEGFDVRNDVGDGEVYTYKYSSTPIVSGSLSFVWRFGSKVDKPEVNVDSLIQVRADSLAKVKVDSIMATIDTTTKIDTVAKVDTIAKVDTIAKVDTVAKIDTITTVDTIKVIDMVADSVNRARLDSVAAVNDSLAKLSGDDDKDGVPNMVDKCPGTLPGLKVGADGCEVDTDGDGVVDSQDKCPGSNEAAPVDANGCEFDDDGDGVVNAQDLCPRTISEAAVDGDGCPTNKNEDLEYLQSLVTFKKGTAKFNKGATKALDQLAGIMLHRDNLRIEIQGHADDQKTSEKNKDMSQKRADAVVDYLVKKGVPSKHVRAAAFGDTQLLVLPKTDKKGKKKAKSNPKNNRVVFASHVKQPKKTEAAPAPAMTPAAQPAAAPAPAAQPAAPAPAAEAAPAEPAAAPAAEAPAAEKPAKSKKAAKASKKSAKKPAKKGKKK; this is translated from the coding sequence ATGAAGACAAGTTTACTGCGTTCAATTTTTGCGGGCTCCTTGCTTGTGCTTGGGGCTGCCGGTATGGCGTCCGCACAGAGCGGTATGGCTGGTGGTCAGGATGGTCTGCATCAGATTGGTGCCAATACCCTCGGTCAATGGAATGTGTCGTTCGGTCTCGGCGGAAATGCATCTCTGGACTGCTGGTCCATGGCTGCCGGTGGCGAAATGCACGACAAGAACGGCGACCGTTTTGTGCTTAACGATGAAGCTGTAGCTCTTTCCGGAAATGTAAATCTGGCCATGGGTTTTACCAATTGGCTGGACTTGGGTGTTGTCCTTCCTTTTAACATGGATATTGTTGGCGACCACGAAGACCGTTTGAGCGACTCCGATATGCGCTCTCCGGGTCTGGGCGATTTGGAAGCCTGGTTCAAGGTTCGCGCTGTCGGTAACGACGAATCCCTGTTCAAACTCGCTATTCTGGGTCAGCTCTATGCTCCCACCGGTAGCGAAGATGCCGGTGTACGTCCCCGTCACGCTTGGTACCTGAGCAAGCACGATACCAAGCCTTACACCGCAGGTGACTTTGCCTTTGGTGGTGGTCTCGTTTTCACCTTTGACTTTAACAGCGTTGGTGCTCCTCTCCGTTGGAATACCCAGGCTAGCTATATCCGCGTAGTGGATCATAATGAGTCTGATGTTCTTTCCTATAGCACCGGCTTTAACTTTTCTCCCATCAGCCTCCTGGACATCTTCCTGGAACTCTCCGGCGAAATGCACCTGGATGATGACGTAGCTCCCATTGATCCTACGGTTGATCCGCTCCTGATTACACCGGGTGTGCGTTTCCATGCCGGCAAGAATATGGATATTGCTTTGGGTGTGGATATTGCCGGACGTATGTTCAAGAACCTGGACTTTACTGCTGACAAGGATCTCAAGGGCAAGGAAGGCTTTGACGTTCGCAATGATGTGGGCGATGGTGAAGTCTATACCTACAAGTATTCCTCTACTCCTATTGTTTCTGGCTCTCTCTCCTTTGTCTGGCGCTTTGGCAGCAAGGTGGATAAGCCCGAAGTTAACGTAGACTCCCTGATCCAGGTCCGTGCCGATTCTCTGGCCAAGGTGAAGGTGGATTCTATCATGGCAACCATCGACACTACCACCAAGATCGATACTGTTGCTAAGGTCGACACTATTGCCAAGGTTGATACCATTGCCAAGGTCGATACCGTCGCCAAGATCGACACAATTACCACTGTTGACACCATCAAGGTGATTGACATGGTGGCGGACTCCGTGAACAGAGCAAGACTTGATTCTGTCGCCGCAGTCAATGACTCCCTGGCCAAGCTCTCTGGCGACGATGACAAGGACGGCGTTCCCAACATGGTCGACAAGTGCCCGGGTACTCTGCCTGGCCTGAAGGTCGGTGCAGATGGTTGCGAAGTGGATACCGATGGCGATGGCGTTGTTGATTCTCAGGATAAGTGCCCGGGATCTAACGAAGCTGCTCCGGTTGACGCAAACGGCTGCGAATTCGACGACGACGGTGACGGCGTTGTTAACGCTCAGGACCTGTGCCCCAGGACCATTAGCGAAGCTGCCGTTGACGGCGATGGCTGCCCCACTAACAAGAATGAAGACCTGGAATACCTCCAGTCTTTGGTGACCTTCAAGAAGGGGACCGCCAAGTTCAATAAGGGTGCAACCAAGGCTCTCGATCAGCTGGCTGGCATCATGCTCCACCGTGATAACCTGCGCATTGAAATCCAGGGCCACGCCGATGACCAGAAAACTTCTGAAAAGAACAAGGATATGTCTCAGAAGCGTGCAGACGCCGTTGTAGACTACCTGGTTAAGAAGGGCGTTCCCTCTAAGCACGTTCGTGCCGCCGCTTTCGGTGATACTCAGCTCCTGGTTCTCCCCAAGACCGACAAGAAGGGTAAGAAGAAGGCCAAGAGCAACCCGAAGAACAACCGCGTTGTATTTGCTTCTCACGTAAAGCAGCCCAAGAAGACTGAAGCAGCTCCGGCACCCGCAATGACTCCGGCTGCTCAGCCCGCTGCCGCTCCGGCACCCGCAGCTCAGCCTGCAGCTCCTGCTCCGGCTGCTGAAGCCGCTCCTGCAGAACCTGCTGCCGCTCCTGCCGCAGAAGCTCCTGCTGCCGAAAAGCCCGCAAAGTCCAAGAAGGCTGCTAAGGCTTCCAAGAAGTCCGCAAAGAAGCCTGCTAAGAAGGGCAAGAAGAAGTAA
- a CDS encoding dTDP-glucose 4,6-dehydratase — MKNIVITGGAGFIGSHVVRLFVNKYPEYNIINLDKLTYAGNLANLKDIEGKPNYKFVKMDICDFDAFYKLMQDEKIDGIIHLAAESHVDRSIKDPFTFARTNVMGTLALLQAAKLYWESLPEKYEGKRFYHISTDEVYGALKMNHPEGIEPPFTTTASSSEHHLAYGDDFFYETTKYTPHSPYSASKAGSDHFVRAFHDTYGMPTIVTNCSNNYGPYQFPEKLIPLFINNIRHKKPLPVYGKGENVRDWLFVEDHARAIDVIFHNGKIAETYNIGGFNEWKNIDIIKVVIKTVDRLLGRAEGEDMDLITYVTDRLGHDARYAIDSSKLQRELGWEPSLQFEEGIEKTVKWYLDNQEWLDNITSGEYEKYYENMYNRV, encoded by the coding sequence ATGAAGAATATTGTCATTACCGGCGGCGCAGGCTTTATCGGAAGCCATGTAGTACGCCTTTTCGTGAATAAGTACCCCGAATACAACATCATCAACCTGGACAAGTTGACTTACGCAGGCAATCTGGCCAACCTGAAGGACATCGAAGGCAAGCCTAACTACAAGTTCGTGAAGATGGATATCTGCGACTTCGACGCCTTCTACAAGCTGATGCAGGACGAAAAGATCGACGGTATTATTCACCTGGCCGCAGAAAGCCACGTGGACCGTTCCATCAAGGATCCGTTCACCTTCGCCCGCACAAACGTCATGGGCACCCTGGCTCTGCTCCAGGCCGCAAAGCTTTATTGGGAATCCCTGCCCGAAAAGTACGAGGGCAAGCGCTTCTACCATATTTCTACTGATGAAGTCTACGGTGCCCTCAAGATGAACCATCCGGAAGGTATCGAGCCGCCGTTTACCACCACTGCCTCCAGCTCTGAACACCATCTGGCATACGGTGACGACTTCTTCTACGAAACCACCAAGTATACTCCCCATTCTCCGTATAGTGCATCCAAGGCTGGCTCCGACCATTTCGTCCGCGCCTTCCACGACACCTACGGCATGCCTACCATCGTGACCAACTGCTCCAACAACTATGGCCCCTACCAGTTCCCGGAAAAGTTGATCCCGCTGTTCATCAACAACATTCGTCACAAGAAGCCGCTGCCGGTTTACGGCAAGGGCGAGAACGTTCGCGACTGGCTCTTTGTCGAAGATCACGCCCGCGCTATCGACGTTATCTTCCACAATGGCAAGATTGCCGAAACTTATAATATCGGCGGTTTCAACGAATGGAAGAACATCGACATCATCAAGGTGGTCATCAAGACTGTGGACCGTCTGCTGGGCCGCGCCGAGGGCGAAGACATGGACTTGATCACTTACGTTACCGACCGTCTTGGCCACGACGCCCGCTACGCCATTGATAGTAGTAAGTTGCAGCGCGAGCTCGGCTGGGAACCTTCCCTCCAGTTCGAGGAAGGTATCGAGAAGACCGTGAAGTGGTACTTGGACAACCAGGAATGGCTGGACAATATTACTAGCGGTGAATACGAAAAATATTACGAGAACATGTATAATAGAGTGTAA